From Styela clava chromosome 6, kaStyClav1.hap1.2, whole genome shotgun sequence, one genomic window encodes:
- the LOC144424352 gene encoding uncharacterized protein LOC144424352: MERRLMIIIVILALCLGPTNKKLAEYGPVYENVICDVKYFKTTECTTVELDFLKEDYCCKECPDPDGQENPVPENSISCSYIRNESTDGQPDFSTQLHNPSPMLVKYKYHLHMRQILLKIL; the protein is encoded by the exons ATGGAGCGACGCTTGATGATAATTATCGTTATATTAGCACTTTGCTTGGGACCGACAAACAAAAAACTGGCAGAATATGGGCCAGTCTATGAAAATGTCATCTGTGATGTCAAATACTTCAAAACAACCGAATGTACTACTGTTGAGCTTGATTTCTTGAAAGAAGATTACTGCTGCAAGGAATGCCCGGATCCGGATGGACAGGAAAATCCGGTTCCAGAAAACAGCATTAGTTGCTCTTA CATTCGGAATGAAAGTACCGATGGTCAACCTGATTTTTCCACACAACTCCACAACCCTTCACCAATGCTGGTGAAATACAAATACCATCTACACATGAGACAAATACTACTGAAAATTTTGTAA